Genomic segment of Candidatus Thermoplasmatota archaeon:
CATCCACTCCTGTAAAAACTATTGAAGAGGAGCGCGAAGAAGAAAAGCTTCAAGAGCAAAAGCCTGAAGTTAAAGAAGAGCTTCTCTGCCAGAGCGACAGTGGCACAGACACTGCTACGACGCCAGGCGGGCCAGGCCCCGTCCTTATTATATATTATATAACGGAAATTTTTATAGTTGGAAACGAGACGCCAAGAAACGCTACTGTAAGAATAGAATGGTCAAGGCGTGCCGCAGATTTGGATCTTTACGTAGTCGATGCTGAAAACAACATAATAGGAAGCTCTACAGAGGGCCCTAGAACTTACGTAGAAGTTGTAGAACTTAATGCAGCTGATATTAAGGGTGGCGCTGAGGGTCAGTGGAAATTGTGGGTTTACTACTATATGGGTGTTGGGCCAGTAACGTACGATTGGTCTTATGCTTATTATTACTACGCTGCTAACGTCACAGGGTAGAGCTTGATGGAAGAGCGTCTGCCTATCGGTATAGAAGGTACAGGTGAGGGTAAGGAAATAAGCGTAGGGGTTGTAATCGCGATTATTGGTATTGTCGTTGCAACATGCTTGGCTATTTATTTCTTAGCACCTTGGTTAAAACCAGCAGAGGAAAGAATCGAGAACAAGCCACCTATTGCCGATTTCGTCTATTCTCCAAAAGAGCCTGTAATAAAAAATACGATAATGTTTGCTGATACCTCAATCGATGAAGATGGCTGGATAGTTAACCGGACTTGGGATTTCGGCGATGGCAATTTTAGTTATACTTTAGACACTACCCATCAATATCTAGTTGCCGGCAATTATAGTGTAACTCTTAGTGTAACTGATAATAATAATACAACTAGTAGCAAGACGAATACCATCCGAGTTGTAGACCATTATTACTTTAAAAATAGCAGCAGTATTCAAGGCTCTTCGCCAGAGTTTACAGAAAATACTTGGGTAAAATTTCCTTTTAGCATCTATCAACATGCAGGCTGGCTCAATATTACTTTGAACTATACAGTAACTGGCCTCAGGGATTCCCAAATAAACCTATATCTTCTTTATCATGATATAAGGAATAATACTACAGTGTACGTAAGAAACATTACACCTGCACCTGAAGGAGAAAAAACTGTGATGAGTTTGCTTGAAGAAGAAATTGCAACAGTTGGCTACGGATCCTGGGGTATTATTCTGCATCATTACAGTGAGACTGTTGCACCCTTCAATACTGCCACTTATACTTTGACTATTCGTATAGATTATCAGTAGCTAATTCTATATCTTAACAAAGCTCCTATACCGCCTAAACTCTCCATTTTTTTACCGCTATCATGTAATGTAGAAATAATTACAGATTTTGCCTTAGTAGCTTTCGCACGTTTAAAAAGCTCTTCTGCTTCGCCACTCCTTATAAGCTTATCAATCACAAGTAAAGTTTCAACAGCACCTTGCTCTAAAGCGGTTCTAACTTCATTTCTACCATATGCGCAGTTGCCATTTTTAGCTAGTTCATCAAATAATTTTTCAACCAACTGAGTTTCAAGTGCAACTCTTGCGTCTTGCAATACTTTAACAGAAAACCCCTTCTTTAAAATTTCATTTATACCTGCAATTCCTGCGCTACCTGCACTTTCTAGATAGCAATTTTTAGAAAGTTCTTTTTCTCTTTCTTTTACAAACTTAAAAAACTCTTCTTTAGCAAATCCAGGACCTAAAACAATTACTGGTAAATCCTCGCGTCTCAGACCCTTAAGTTTTACTAAAACTTCGTTATAAAAATTTTCTTTGTAATCTTTCGTTAAATAATATTTTCCAGAAATTGCTGAGCTAATAGTTGCTACATGCTCTATACCATAGGAATGGAGCAATGAAAAAGTGGCTTCGTTATAATCCAGTGCTAAAAATATTATTTTTGGCTTTTTACTTTCTTTAATAGCTTCTTCTAACTGCGTTAATACACTCTCAGACCAATCTTTTACAATAGTTATTCTATCGCCCACACAAAAATTAAGAGTATGATAGGAGCCTATATCAACTGCACCTTCTTCAATTTTGCCGAGCACCCTCAAAATATCTGAGAACTCATGGAACTCTACTTTATCTACCCTTACTCCCAACACCATTTTCTTCTTTTCTCCGCGATCGGGTCTTAATTTGTCAAGTGCTTTTTCTCGCCTGTAGGTTGTGCCCAGAACCAAATTTTGCGCAGAAATCAAATTATACAGATACCACAAATCATCTAAATTCTCTATTTGGAGTTTTACCTTGCCTGCTTTAAAATCTTTATGTAAAATTCTCATTCTATAGCTTTCTTTATGCTCCTATCCAGAATTTCAACTCCCATATCTACCTCCCTTCTCGTAATGTTTAGAGGAGGAATGTATCTTATGCCAGAAATCCCGCAAGGGAGTAGTATAAGCCCTTTTTCGTATGCGTTTTTTAGAATTCTGTCCCTTAATTTAATTGCGTGCTTTTTGGTCTTTCTATCTTCTACAAACTCAGTTACTTGCATCAAGCCAAGACCTCTTACATCACCTATGCACTTATATTTATCACTTAATTCCAGCAACCTCTTTTTCAAATGCTCACCAACAACACTTGCATTTTTTACAAGTCCATCTTTCTCTATTACCTCAATTGTAGCAAGAGCGCTAGCGCAAGCAACTAAATTTCCGCCGTAAGTATTAGAATGAGCTCCTTTAACTTTAAAATCAAGTTCTTTTCTGAAAATGCAAACTCCTATTGGCATTCCAGAGCCTAGCGCTTTTGCAACTGTAATAATATCAGGCTCTATATCGTAATGCTCTATACAGAACATTTTACCAGTCCTTCCTAGGCCTGCTTGTATTTCATCATCTACTAACAAAATTTTATATTTATCCGCTATTTTTTTAAGTTCTGGAATGAATTCTTTAGGTGGAAATATATAACCCCCTTCACCTTGGACAGGCTCTACAAACAAAGCAGCTACTTCTTGAGGCGGTAAGCTTGTCTTAAAATAAAGCTCTTCAATTATTTTAGCGCACCACAAATCGCAATCTGGGTAGGTCTGCTTGTAAGGGCAGCGATAGCAATACGCATAAGGTATATGGTTTACTCCAGGCGTTAGAGGAAAGAACCTATCTCTTTGTACAATCTTGCTCGCTGTCAGTGCTAAAGAGCCTAAAGTTCTGCCATGAAATGCGCCTAAAAAGCTTATGAACTGCTTTCGATCACTCTGCCATCTTGCAATTTTAATAGCGCATTCTATAGCCTCAGTGCCTGAATTTGTAAAGAATACTTTTTTATCAAAATTGCCTGGTGTTATGCTAACGAGCTTCTGTGCAAGCCTTACTTGAATATCATAATAAAAATCGGTACCTGCAAAATGTATTAACTGAGATGCTTGCTCTTTAATAGCACGAACAATTTCAGGATGACAATGCCCTGTGTTGGTTACACCTACACCGCATGTAAAGTCCAAATAAACATTGCCATCAACATCTTCTACAAAAGCGCCCTCAGCTCTTTTAGCAACTATAGGAGAGGTTTTCGTAGAAGTAGCTAAATATCTGTGATCAAGCTCTATTATTTTCCTAGCATTCATCCCTGGCGGCTTTGTTTTAATAGATAATCTAAGCATTTTTTTTCACCTGTAAGGTAGAAATAACGCTCGTAACTAAAATATTTTCTTATCTTTCGCACATTTTAAATAATGCAAATTCAATTCATACCTGCGATGGCTCGTACTGTTTGCTTGCCTGTAGCAATTGGCGCAAAGTTGATTTTAAAAAGGAAACTCAAACTTACCGGGGTACATATTCCTGTGCTCCCTGTAATTTATAATCCCATACTTGAGGAGCTTGAGCGTCTAGTAATTGCATTTAAAAATGAGAGCGCTTTGTGTTAAAGCCCCTAAACAAGAGGCTGAGCTTGTAAGAGAGAAACTTCTTAGGTTAGGGGTGCTAATAAGAAATTTGAAAATAAAGAGAGATGATTTTTTTGTATACATACCTGTTTCAGAGAAAGTCGAGCTGGGATACGAGCTTTTAGAGCTTGAGCTCGAGCCTGTAGCTAAAGAATTAAGAGATTATAAAGAGCTTTTGAAGTTGCCTGAGGAGTTGCACGACCTACTCCCAAAATCTTTCGATATTATCGGCGATATCTGTGTAATTAAGCTCGATAATAGCCTTTTGAGTTATAAAAAAGAAATAGGTAATGCGCTACTTAAAACTCTTAAAAATTTGAGGGTTGTGTGCACTGATAGCGGTGTAAAAGAAGAGCTAAGAGTACGACACCTTGAAATTATTGCTGGCGAAAACAGGACTCGAGCCTTGCATACAGAGCATGGTATAAAACTGAGGTTAGATATTGCCAAAGTATATTTCTCACCTAGACTGGCGAGTGAGCACTATAGAGTTGCAAAGCAAGTTAAAGAAGGCGAAATTATTATAGATATGTTTGCAGGCGTAGGAGGCTTTTCTATAATGATTGCAAAGCATAGAAAGCCCGAAAAAATTTATGCAATTGATTTGAATCCTTATGCTATAGAATATTTAAAAGAGAATATAAAGCTCAACAAAGTAAGTAATATTTTGCCGTTATCTGGTGATGCGAAGGAGCTAATTAAAGCCAAAAAAACTGAGAAGGCTGATAGAATAATAATGGACTTGCCTTTAGGAGCTTTTGAGTTTTTTGATTGCGCATTAGAAGCTCTAAAAGATTTTGGAATAATTCATTATTATGAAATTATCGAGAGAGGTTATATAAGCGATAGGCTCTCGCAGCTTGAAGCTCAATGTAAAAAATTTAACTACAGAATGGAAGTAGGAGAGCTAAGAACAATTAAGAGCTATTCTGCAACCGAAGTCCATGTTGGGATTGATTTAAAACTGCAAAAATGCGTAAAATAGTTTGAAGTGGAAAGCCGCCGGAGGGGATTGAACCCCCGACCTGCTGATCTAGCG
This window contains:
- a CDS encoding acetyl ornithine aminotransferase family protein, with amino-acid sequence MLRLSIKTKPPGMNARKIIELDHRYLATSTKTSPIVAKRAEGAFVEDVDGNVYLDFTCGVGVTNTGHCHPEIVRAIKEQASQLIHFAGTDFYYDIQVRLAQKLVSITPGNFDKKVFFTNSGTEAIECAIKIARWQSDRKQFISFLGAFHGRTLGSLALTASKIVQRDRFFPLTPGVNHIPYAYCYRCPYKQTYPDCDLWCAKIIEELYFKTSLPPQEVAALFVEPVQGEGGYIFPPKEFIPELKKIADKYKILLVDDEIQAGLGRTGKMFCIEHYDIEPDIITVAKALGSGMPIGVCIFRKELDFKVKGAHSNTYGGNLVACASALATIEVIEKDGLVKNASVVGEHLKKRLLELSDKYKCIGDVRGLGLMQVTEFVEDRKTKKHAIKLRDRILKNAYEKGLILLPCGISGIRYIPPLNITRREVDMGVEILDRSIKKAIE
- a CDS encoding saccharopine dehydrogenase C-terminal domain-containing protein; translated protein: MQIQFIPAMARTVCLPVAIGAKLILKRKLKLTGVHIPVLPVIYNPILEELERLVIAFKNESALC
- a CDS encoding mRNA surveillance protein pelota, producing MRILHKDFKAGKVKLQIENLDDLWYLYNLISAQNLVLGTTYRREKALDKLRPDRGEKKKMVLGVRVDKVEFHEFSDILRVLGKIEEGAVDIGSYHTLNFCVGDRITIVKDWSESVLTQLEEAIKESKKPKIIFLALDYNEATFSLLHSYGIEHVATISSAISGKYYLTKDYKENFYNEVLVKLKGLRREDLPVIVLGPGFAKEEFFKFVKEREKELSKNCYLESAGSAGIAGINEILKKGFSVKVLQDARVALETQLVEKLFDELAKNGNCAYGRNEVRTALEQGAVETLLVIDKLIRSGEAEELFKRAKATKAKSVIISTLHDSGKKMESLGGIGALLRYRISY
- a CDS encoding class I SAM-dependent methyltransferase family protein, with translation MHLKMRALCVKAPKQEAELVREKLLRLGVLIRNLKIKRDDFFVYIPVSEKVELGYELLELELEPVAKELRDYKELLKLPEELHDLLPKSFDIIGDICVIKLDNSLLSYKKEIGNALLKTLKNLRVVCTDSGVKEELRVRHLEIIAGENRTRALHTEHGIKLRLDIAKVYFSPRLASEHYRVAKQVKEGEIIIDMFAGVGGFSIMIAKHRKPEKIYAIDLNPYAIEYLKENIKLNKVSNILPLSGDAKELIKAKKTEKADRIIMDLPLGAFEFFDCALEALKDFGIIHYYEIIERGYISDRLSQLEAQCKKFNYRMEVGELRTIKSYSATEVHVGIDLKLQKCVK
- a CDS encoding PKD domain-containing protein, which translates into the protein MEERLPIGIEGTGEGKEISVGVVIAIIGIVVATCLAIYFLAPWLKPAEERIENKPPIADFVYSPKEPVIKNTIMFADTSIDEDGWIVNRTWDFGDGNFSYTLDTTHQYLVAGNYSVTLSVTDNNNTTSSKTNTIRVVDHYYFKNSSSIQGSSPEFTENTWVKFPFSIYQHAGWLNITLNYTVTGLRDSQINLYLLYHDIRNNTTVYVRNITPAPEGEKTVMSLLEEEIATVGYGSWGIILHHYSETVAPFNTATYTLTIRIDYQ